The stretch of DNA gccaacatcagtaggagtcggggccagtatcactaggtaggcatctcgccaacatcactaggtaggcatctcaccaacatcagtaggagtcggggccagtatcactaggtaggcatctcgccaacatcagtaggagtcggggccagtatcactaggtaggcatctcgccaacatcactaggtaggcatctcgccaacatcagttggagtcggggccagtatcactaggtaggcatctcgccaacatcagtaggagtcggggccagtatcactaggtaggcatctcgccaacatcagtaggagtcggggccagtatcactaggtaggcatctcgccaacatcactaggtaggcatctcgccaacatcagtaggagtcggggccagtatcactaggtaggcatctcgccaacatcagtaggagtcggggccagtatcactaggtaggcatctcgccaacatcactaggtaggcatctcaccaacatcagtaggagtcggggccagtatcactaggtaggcatctcgccaacatcagtaggagtcggggccagtatcactaggtaggcatctcgccaacatcactaggtaggcatctcgccaacatcagttggagtcggggccagtatcactaggtaggcatctcgccaacatcagtaggagtcggggccagtatcactaggtaggcatctcgccaacatcagtaggagttggggccagtatcactaggtaggcatctcgccaacatcactaggtaggcatctcgccaacatcagttggagtcggggccagtatcactaggtaggcatctcgccaacatcagtaggagtcggggccagtatcactaggtaggcatctcgccaacatcagtaggagtcggggccagtatcactaggtaggcatctcgccaacatcactaggtaggcatctcgccaacatcagtaggagtcggggccagtatcactaggtaggcatctcgccaacatcagtaggagtcggggccagtatcactaggtaggcatctcgccaacatcagtaggagtcggggccagtatcactaggtaggcatctcgccaacatcagtaggagtcggggccagtatcactaggtaggcatctcgccaacatcactaggtaggcatctcgccaacatcagtaggagtcggggccagtatcactaggtaggcatctcgccaacatcagtaggagtcggggccagtatcactaggtaggcatctcgccaacatcagtaggagtcggggccagtatcactaggtaggcatctcgccaacatcagtaggagtcggggccagtatcactaggtaggcatctcgccaacatcactaggtaggcatctcgccaacatcagttggagtcggggccagtatcactaggtaggcatctcgccaacatcagtaggagtcggggccagtatcactaggtaggcatctcgccaacatcagtaggagtcggggccagTATCACTAGGTTGGCATCTCGCCAACATCACTAGGTAGACATCTCAccaacatcagtaggagtcggggccagTATCACTAGGTTGGCATCTCCccaacatcagtaggagtcggggccagTATCACTAGGTTGGCATCTCCccaacatcagtaggagtcggggccagtatcactaggtaggcatctcaccaacatcagtaggagtcggcGCCAGTATCACTAGGTTGGCACCAGCACCAATACCAGTAGGCAGGCTGTTAGAGGAGCCTACACAATAGCTGCTCACAGAGGATACATGGAGAAAGCTCCGCCCCCTACCCATACCTGGCCAATCAGCAGAGGAAACACATAACCACTACTGTGTTTGTAGGAAAAATACTCTTTATTTGGCACTAAACCGATTCCCAATGGATCCCGGTTCTACTGAGCCCCGGCAAGTTCCAGATCCTGAGCGATCAGATCTTCCTCGATGGCCTCCAGCGCCCAGTGATGTTCCGAGATCTCCATGGCTTCCCACTCAGCCTGACGGGGACACGAGAAGTCACAGTGAGTCTTTGGGCCAATGGGTCGGAACCAGAACCAAAGGGGAAGGAACTCACCTTGAAAGCCTTGTTGGTGTCCGGCGGCACGGAGAGGGCGGCCCCCGTCATCTGATCCTGCATAATCCGGCTTTGGTCGGCGGCTGAGGGAAGAGCCACATAGAACTGAGTCCTGCCCAATCCTATAAGCCCCGCCCCCATAgcccttctgcccctcactcaccGTTATCTTGCCCCAAGAGCAGGGTGTACATACTGCGCAGGCCAAAGACATTGAGGAAATACCAGGAGGCGGAGCTAACCCTGCAAGTAGAGGGAGGTTAGGGGCAGATACAGATTAGCCACAGGGGGGCGCTTAGGCACAACCAGACCCCACTGCTCACCATGATGCGTCCAGTGACTCCAGCTCGATGCCACGCTGTAACATGGGCTTGAATCGGAGCGTCAAGGGGAACGGAACCTTAGCTGGAAAGGACATGTGATTAGGTGAGACCCTGAGCCTAGAACTGCCCCCCTATGAGTCCGGAACTTACTGGTCAGGAAGCCAGAGAAAGCCCAGTTTATCCACCCTCCAATCAGGATCATGGGAAGAACGTTGGTGAGGTTCCCCTTCATCATGTCGGTCATCATAGTGGGGTCTAGAGAGAAGGGAGAGGTAGGTTGTATCTCCTCGTGGCGGAACCGGATGGGCACGAGTGGGTCTCGGGGCACTTACCGGTCATTGGGTTCCGCTGGATCACTTTCCTCTTGGTTTTCTTGAAAAATCCCGTCTCTTGGTCATTGAAATAGAACTTCCTCATGAGGAACGACTGGGGGGGGCAAAAGAGAGATGGAAGTCAGCTCTGTGCCCAACCAGACTTGCCCCAGCTCAGGGGCTTCTATGGTAGGAGAATGGCCCCCGGGCAACTTACTATATTGTACTGTGTCTCACAAGGGTCCAAAGGTGTCAAATGGTGCTAGAACCATAGAGTATCGCTGAGTAACCATTTGGCTTGGGCTCTGGGCTAGTGCGCATCTGCCCCAGGCTACCACTCTCAGGCCTCTATAGGGCCAGTCCGGTCTCCTACAGGCATGGGGTCTGGGCTAGTGCCCCCTGGCATCTACCCAACGTCAGCCCCAGGCTACCACTCTCAGGCCTCTATAGGGCCAGTCCGGTCTCCTACAGGCATGGGGTCTGGGCTAGCACTCAAGAGTATGAGGGGCCCCCCAAATGCTACCAAAGGGCTCATGTCGTCCAAACCCCCCCCCATAAACGGACAGGAAGCCGTCGGACCCACTCACCTGTCGGGGGATGTATTTCCCGTTCTCCCTAAGAATGCGGCTCCGGATCAGCACCTGGCTGAGAGAATGGAACAGCGCGTTATActgaggggccccggggcccaagCACTGAGCATATAATGCTACGGGGGGCAAGGAAGGGGCCACTGGGTAATTATTGGTACCTGACAGGATTGGGGGCTCAGTACAGAAGGGCACAGACCTATCGCTGAGGGCGGGTAATGCGGGGTCAGTATCTGGGGGACCTGGGCAGgattggggggggtcagtatccgggaggggtcagtatatggggggcacagacctaTCGCTGAGGGCGGGTATTGCGGGGTCAGTATCCGGGGCACCTGGGCAGGATTGGGGGGTCGGTATCCGGGGCACCTGGGCAGGATTGGGGGGGTCGGTATCCGGGGCACCTGGGCAGGATTGGGGGGGTCGGTATCCGGGGCACCTGGGCAGGATTGGGGGGGTCGGTATCCGGGGCACCTGGGCAGGATTGGGGGGGGTCGGTATCCGGGGCACCTGGGCAGGATTGGGGGGTCGGTATCCGGGGCACCTGGGCAGGATTGGGGGGGTCGGTATCCGGGGCACCTgggcaggattgggggggggtcagtatccgGGGCACCTGGGCAggattgggggggtcagtatccgGGGCACCTGGGCAGGATTGGGGGTCAGTATCCGGGGCACCTGGGCAGGATTGGGGGTCAGTATCCGGGGCACCTGGGCAGGATTGGGGTCAGTATCCGGGGCAACCAGGGCAGGATTGGGGGTCAGTATCCGGGGCACCTGGGCAGGATTGGGGGTCAGTATCCGGGGCACCTGGGCAGGATTGGGGGTCAGTATCCGGGGCACCTGGGCAGGATTGGGGGTCAGTATCCGGGGCACCTGGGCAGGATTGGGGGTCAGTATCCGGGGCACCTGGGCAggattgggggggtcagtatctggggggcacagacctatcgctgggggaaggtattggggggggtcagtatcaggggggcacagacctatcgctgggggaaggtattggggggggtcagtatcaggGGACACAGACCTATCGCTGGGGGAAggtattgggggggtcagtatcagGGGGACACAGACCTATCGCTGGGGGAAGGtattggggggggtcagtatcaggGGGACACAGACCTATCGCTGGGGGAAggtattgggggggtcagtatcagGGGGACACAGACCTATCGCTGGGGGAAGGtattggggggggtcagtatcaggggggcacagacctatcgctgggggaaggtattggggggggtcagtatcaggggggcacagacctatcgctgggggaaggtattggggggggtcagtatcaggGGGACACAGACCTATCGCTGGGGGAAggtattgggggggtcagtatcagGGGGACACAGACCTATCGCTGGGGGAAGGtattgggggggggtcagtatcaggggggcacagacctatcgctgggggaaggtattggggggggtcagtatcaggGGGACACAGACCTATCGCTGGGGGAAggtattgggggggtcagtatcagGGGGACACAGACCTATCGCTGGGGGAAGGtattggggggggtcagtatcaggggggcacagacctatcgctgggggaaggtattgggggggtcagtatctgGGGGACACAGACCTATCGCTGGGGGAAggtattgggggggtcagtatcaggggggcacagacctatcgctgggggaaggtattgggggggtcagtatcagGGGGACACAGACCTATCGCTGGGGGAAGGtattggggggggtcagtatcaggggggcacagacctatcgctgggggaaggtattggggggggtcagtatcaggggggcacagacctatcgctgggggaaggtattgggggggtcagtatcagGGGGACACAGACCTATCGCTGGGGGAAGGtattggggggggtcagtatcaggggggcacagacctatcgctgggggaaggtattggggggggtcagtatcaggGGGACACAGACCTATCGCTGGGGGAAggtattgggggggtcagtatcagGGGGACACAGACCTATCGCTGGGGAAggtattgggggggtcagtatcagGGGGACACAGACCTATCGCTGGGGGAAGGtattggggggggtcagtatcaggggggcacagacctatcgctgggggaaggtattgggggggtcagtatctgGGGGACACAGACCTATCGCTGGGGAAGGtattggggggggtcagtatcaggggggcacagacctatcgctgggggaaggtattgggggggtcagtatcagGGGGACACAGACCTATCGCTGGGGGAAggtattgggggggtcagtatcaggggggcacagacctatcgctggggaaggtattgggggggtcagtatcaggggggcacagacctatcgctgggggaaggtattggggggggtcagtatcaggggggcacagacctatcgctgggggaaggtattggggggggtcagtatcaggggggcacagacctatcgctgggggaaggtattgggggggtcagtatctggggggcacagacctatcgctgggggaaggtattgggggggtcagtatatgggggggggtcagtataggggggggtcagtatccgggggggggtcagtatccgggggggggcacagacctatCGCTGAGGGCAGTATATGGGGGGGGTCAGGAtatgggaggggggggtcagtatccggggggggggcacagacctatcgctgaggggcagtatattggggggggtcagtatatggggggggggggggtcagtatatgggggggggggggggtcagtatccggggggggtcagtatatggggggggtcagtatatggggggggtcagtatatgggggggggggtcaagtatccggggggggggggtcagtatccggggggggggtcagtatccagggggggggggtcagtacagGGAGCCTATCGCTGAGGCAGTATATGGGGGGGgcggtcagtatatgggggggggtcagtatccgggggggggggtcaatatatggggggagggtcagtatatgggggggtcCAGTatccgggggggtggggggtcagTATCcgggggggtcagtatatgggggggggttcagtatatgggggggtcagtatatgggggcggggtcagtatatgggggggggtcagggggggggtcagtataaTGGGGGGTCAGTAATTTTatgggggggtcagtatatgggggggttcagtatatgggggggttcagtatatgggggggggggtcagtataatgggggggtcagtatcatgggggggggtcagtatatgggggggtcAGTATTATGGGGGgcggtcagtatatggggggggggtcagtaatcCGGGGCTGGTGGGCCAGTATATGGGGGAGgaggggtcagtatatgggggggggcatgTTAGACGGGCAGGAGGGCGATAGTCGTGTGAGTGGGGAGATGACACAGGACTGTATCATGAAGGACCGGAGCCCCACAACTGCTACCATTCTCTCGGTCCGTCTTACAACGGGATCCGAAAGGGCTCAGGCGGGCCGGAGCAACTGAGGGGGGTCCTAGTATATGGGGGGGAGTTCATATCATGggtgggggtcagtatatgggggtcGACGTCCGGTCTCCAGTATATGGGGTGGTCAGTATCCGGGCGGGCTATCCTGGCGGAgaggggtcagtatatggggggggtcCTCAGTATCCGGGgagtcagtatatgggggggtgGCTAGTATTTatggggggtcagtatatggggggggcagttatatgggggtcagtatatgggggggtcagtatatggggggtcGATATGGGGGGTCGTATTatgggggggtcagtatatggggggggcagtatatgggggggggggtccagttATATGGGGGGGGTCAGTATTATGGGGGCGGGTCAGTattatgggggggggtcagtatatggggggtcagtatatggggggtcAGATCCGGGGGGTCAGTTATACTGGgcggtcagtatatggggggtcagtatatggggggagcggtcagtatatgggggggtcagtatatggggtgggtcagtatatgggggtcagtatatgggggggtcAGTTATATGGGGATGTCCAGTACAGACCTATCGCTGAGGGGCTCCAGTTCGGGGCGCTCTCCCCCTGCAGCAGGCGGGGTAAATCGGGCGGAAGAGAGGCGGTTGAGGAAGGTGATACAGACGATGGGTAAGACGACCCACAGGCGGATACTGGAGTCCAACAGCAACTCGGGGCTCCCCATGTTCCTCAGCCAGTCAGCCAGCGGAAACGGAAATCCCCAGGGTTAGGAAGGAGTTTCCGCCCAAAACAAAAATGGTGGAAGCGGAAGTGCGGGGCTGTGACGCAGGAGCCGCGGGGGGTGCCGGGAAGGGATGGCGGGGCTGGGGCACAAGGTGCAGCGATACGAGGCGTTTGTGTGGGAAACTCTCCGTGGGGATCTGCGGTAAGTCCTGTGGCCTGTCCGTGGCACTTACCCCTCCCCACCCTTATATACCCCCCCTCTTATATTACCCCCCCTCCCTCTTATATACCCCCCCCTCTatataccccccctcccctcttaTATACCCCTAACCCCCTCATATACCCCTCTTATATACCCCCCTCATATACCCCTCTTATATACCCCCCTCTTATACCCCTCCTCATATACCCCCCCCCTCTTATACCCCCTCCCCTCTTATATACCCCCCTCTTATatacccctaacccccctcataTACCCCTCTATatacccctaacccccctcataTACCCCTCTTATATACCCCTAACCCCCTATTACCCCTCTTATATACCCCCCTCATATACCCCTCTTATATACCCCCCTCTTATTACCTCCTCCTCTATATACCCCCTCTATTatacccctaacccccctcaatACCCCTTCTTATAttacccctaaccccccctcatATTACCCCTTTCTTATATACCCCCTAAACCCCTCATATACCCCTCTTATATACCCCCCTCTTATACCCTCCTCATATACCCCCCCCTCTTATACCCCTCCGCATTATACCCCCTTATATACCCCCTCCCCTCTTATTATACCCCCTCCTCATATACCCCTTCTTATATACCCCCTTATAACCCCTCTTCATATACCCCCCCTCTTATACCCCCCCTCACTATCATATTACCCCTCCTTATATACCCCTCCTCATATACCCCCCTTATACCCCTCCTCATATACAACCCCCCCTCTTATTACCCCCCCTCTTATACCCCCCCTCATATCATAACCCCTCTATTACCCCCCCTCTTATACCCCCCTCATATACCCCCCCTCTTATACCCCTAAACCCCTCTCATATACCCCCCTTATATTACCCCCTCAATACCCCCCCTCTTatacccctaacccccctcatatacccccccttatatacccCTCCCTCATATACCCCCCCTCTTATATACCCCTAACTCCCCCCCATACCTCTCTTATACCCCCCCCATACCCCTCTTATACCCCCTCTTTatacccctaacccccctcataTACCCCCCTTATATACCCCCTCATATACCCCCCCCTTATATACCCCCCTCATACCCCTCATATAACCCCCTTATACCCCCTCCCCTCATATACCCCCTCATACCCCTCTTATACCCCCCTCATACTGCTAATTCCCCCTCATACCCCTCTTATACCCCTAACTCCCCCCCATACCCTTATACCCCCCTCATATCCCTCTTATACCCCCTCATATTCCTAACCCCCCTCATACTCCTCCTTATACCCCTCTTATATCCCCTCATACCTAACCCCCCCTCATACTCCCCCTCATACCCCTAACTCCCCTCATTCTCCCCCTTATACCCTCCTCATACCCCTCTTATATCCCCTCATACCTAACCCCCCCCTCATACTCCCCCTCATACTCCCCCTCATACCCCTAACTCCCCTCATTCTCCCCCTTATACCCTCCTCATACCCCTCTTATATCCCCTCATACCCCTAACCCCTAGTCTATGGTATTTAATAACCTGTAGCCTCAACTTCCATCCACAcatccaaactgctgcctggttgctagggtaactaaaCCTTAGTAACCAAATAGCAGTGACAATTCCAAGAGAAACTTAAATAGAAAAGAATAAATGCCCCTGAGCCGACTGTGTTATGCACAGGGCATTAAGGGAACCAGTGGGGGGCATCTTAGGGTGATTGTACCCAGCATGTGTGATACCCTCACAGTAATTGCCCCCGTCTCGCTGCAGGAAGGTGCTAGAGAGCCGCGATGCCGTGTATGAGAAGATCAGCCAATACCTGCAGCTCAAAAACGTGATCGAGAGGTTACAGGTAAGTACTGGCCCTGCCCCCCATAGGGTAAGTACTGGCCCTGCCCCCCCATAGGGGTATGTACTGGCCCTGCCCCCCCATAGGGGTATGTACTGGCCCTGCCCCCCCATAGGGGTATGTACTGGCCCTGCCCCCCCATAGGGGTATGTGCTGGCCCTGACCCCCCATAGGGTATGTGctggccctgccccccccataggGTAAGTACTGGCCCTGCCCCCCATAAGGTAAGTActggccctgccccccccataggGTAAGTACTTGCCCTGCCGCCCCATAGGGTAAGTACTTGCCCTGCCCCCCCATAGGGGTATGTgctggccctgccccccccccccccatagggtaAGTACTTGCCCTGCCCCCCCATAGGGGTATGTgctggccctgccccccccccccccccatagggtaAGTAGTGGCCCTGCCGCCCCAGTGTGTGACACTAATgagtataaatacacacacaggcTGCTGTATATGCTGCACCACATGGATCTACCATTAGAGGCGTGTccctgcttgtgggctgagcccTGCCCCATTTCAGTGATGGTGAAGAGGAAGGATAATGCCTAGTGGAGGATAAGGGGTACTGCAACAGTGAAGTGATATTGTTCCAGAGGGCCAATAATGTGTTTGACCCCATGTTCTGCTCCAGTGATACCTTATTGCCCTTAGTGTGCCAGTCTGTTGCCCAGGAAATTCTTATTGGGTGGGAATAGGGGCATTTGTGGTGCCAATGATCTCTGCTGTTCCCCCAGGAGCTGCCCCCCGAGACGCTGCAGACACAGGTGGACCTGGGCTGTAACTTCTTTGTGAATGCAGAAGTGTAAGTGATGTTTCCCTCTACCCGCGGGCACCTCGTATAACTGGGCACCTTGTGTCACTGGGTATAACCGGGGACTCTGTGTAACGGGAGTATAACCGGGCACCTTGTTTAACTGGGTATAACCGGGCACCCTGTATAACGGGGGTATAACCGGGCACCCTGTGTAACGGGGGTATAACCGGGCACCCTGTGTAACGGGGGTATAACCGGGCACCCTGTGTAATGGGGGTATAACCGGGCACCCTGTGTAACTGGGTATAACCGGGCACCCTGTGTAACTGGGTATAACTGGGCACCCTGTATAACGGGGTATAACCGGGCACCCTGTGTAACTGGGTATAACCGGGCACCCTGTGTAACTGGGTATAACTGGGCACCCTGTGTAACGGGGGTATAACCGGGCGCCCTGTGTAACGGGGGTATAACCGGGCGCCCTGTGTAACGGGGGTATAACCGGGCGCCCTGTGTAACGGGGGTATAACCGGGCGCCCTGTGTAACGGTATAACCGGGCGCCCTGTGTAACGGGGGTATAACCGGGCGCCCTGTGTAACGGGGGTATAACCGGGCGCCCTGTGTAACGGGGGTATAACCGGGCGCCCTGTGTAACGGGGGTATAACCGGGCGCCCTGTGTAACGGGGGTATAACCGGGCGCCCTGTGTAACGGGGGTATAACCGGGCGCCCTGTGTAACGGGGGTATAACCGGGCACCCTGTGTAACGGGGGTATAACCGGGCGCCCTGTGTAACGGGGGTATAACCGGGCACCCTGTATAACGGGGGTATAACCGGGCACCCTGTGTAACGGTATAACCGGGCACCCTGTGTAACGGGGGTATAACCGGGCACCCTGTGTAACGGGGGTATAACCGGGCACCCTGTGTAACGGGGGTATAACCGGGCGCCCTGTGTAACGGGGGTATAACCGGGCGCCCTGTGTAACGGGGGTATAACCGGGCGCCCTGTGTAACGGGGGTATAACCGGGCGCCCTGTGTAACGGGGGTATAACCGGGCGCCCTGTGTAACGGGGGTATAACCGGGCGCCCTGTGTAACGGTATAACCGGGCGCCCTGTATTCCAATGCCCTATGAGGGCTCCTCCTAACCCCTCCCCCCATGTGCTACTTTGTTGCTGCTTCTTTATCGCTCTCTCCCCCCCCAGGCCCGACTGTTCCAGGATCTTCGTGGCTTTGGGCTTTGGGTTCTACTTGGATCTGACGCTGCCGGAGGCGCTGAAGTTCAttgagaagaaaaacaaaatgctgaCTGAGTAAGgatgcccctccccctggcacagaggcccctccccctggcacagaGGCCCCGCCCACACACATTGCTGATTTTCATTCTTCTCCTTCAGACTCACTTTCTGCCACTGAGGTGATGCGCTCATTTAATATGCTAATTTGGAGTGGGATTCCTTTGCTATTGGCTGGATGTTGGGAGGAGCTAcaagcaaggggggggggtgcgtgtGATGTCAGTATATACACCCCTGGGCGCTTAGTATTACCCCCTCCCCAGTCTACTGTCCGCTGCAAGGGGGTAGTTACTGCTCACTAGTCTGTCACTGCTGGTTACCCCTAATGCACAAACTGCCCGACACAGGGGCGCCGCCCACCTGTAATCTCTCCGCCCCTCTCTTTCAGGGTAAGCGACAGTTTGTCTAGGGACGCCGCGAGCATCAAAGCCCATATCCGACTGGTACTGGAGGTGAGTCCGGCGCAGGGGGCGGAGTGTATGGTGGGGGGAGTATATTATCTCTTatctcagcccctgccccagtgagcttacaatctaaggtccctatcacattcccatcagcccctgccccagtgagcttacaatctaaggtccctatcccattcccatcagcccctgccccagtgagcttacaatctaaggtccctatcacattcccatcagtccctgccccagtggagcttacaatctaaggtcccta from Xenopus tropicalis strain Nigerian chromosome 8, UCB_Xtro_10.0, whole genome shotgun sequence encodes:
- the tmem111 gene encoding ER membrane protein complex subunit 3, with protein sequence MGSPELLLDSSIRLWVVLPIVCITFLNRLSSARFTPPAAGGERPELEPLSDSQVLIRSRILRENGKYIPRQSFLMRKFYFNDQETGFFKKTKRKVIQRNPMTDPTMMTDMMKGNLTNVLPMILIGGWINWAFSGFLTTKVPFPLTLRFKPMLQRGIELESLDASWVSSASWYFLNVFGLRSMYTLLLGQDNAADQSRIMQDQMTGAALSVPPDTNKAFKAEWEAMEISEHHWALEAIEEDLIAQDLELAGAQ
- the uxt gene encoding protein UXT codes for the protein MAGLGHKVQRYEAFVWETLRGDLRKVLESRDAVYEKISQYLQLKNVIERLQELPPETLQTQVDLGCNFFVNAEVPDCSRIFVALGFGFYLDLTLPEALKFIEKKNKMLTEVSDSLSRDAASIKAHIRLVLEGLRELQELPDDTKVPS